TGCGCGGAGAGTTCCCGCGGGCCCGGAGCGGTCCCCGCGCCCGCGACGAGATGTTCACTCCCCCGGTGCAGTGTAGGCCGAGTTCCGGAGGGCTATCCGGACCGGCCGGGCACACGATGCGCCGTGCGGGCTCAGTCGGAGAAGTCGAACGCCAGCCCGTTTCCGGGGGCGGTGTCGGCGCGAGCCCCTTCCGCGTCGACCCGCACTCCGCTCGGGCGGGCCAGCGCGCCGAGCTCGTGCAGGCTCGCCCGGTCGATGTCTTCGACCATCCCCGCCAGCGGCACGCACAGCGCCAGCTGGCCGGACAGCTCCGGCAGCAGGTGCGGTGCCACCGGAACGTCGAAGGTGGCCGCCAGTTCCGCGATGCGCAGGAACGGGGTGATGCCGCCGACCCGCACCACGTTGGGCTGGGCCACGTCGCAGATCCCGCTGGTGAGCGCGTCGCGGAACCGGCGCACGCTGCGGAGGTTCTCGCCGATCGCGAACGGGACGCTGGTGCGGGCGCGCAGTCGCGCGTGGGCGGGGAAGTCGTCGGCGGGCAGCGGTTCCTCGATCCAGTGCGGGTCGAACCGGGACAGGGCGTCGATCGCGCGTTGGGCGGTGGGCAGGTCCCAGCGCTGGTTGGCGTCCAGCATGAGCCTGCCGCTGGGGCCGAGCAGTTCCCGCACCCTGCCCACGCGTTCGACATCGCGCTCCGGATCGGTCGATCCGACCTTGAGTTTCAGCGCGGTGTGGCCCGCGTCCAGCATGCCGCGCACCTGCGCCAGCAGTTCGTCCAGGGGTTTGTCCAGGTTGACGCCGCTGGCGTAGGCGGGGACCGAGTCGCGGTGCCTGCCGAGCAGGTCGACCAGGCTCAGCTCCAGCGACTTGGCCCGCAGGTCCCACAGCGCGATGTCGATCGAGGCCAGCGCCATGGCGGTGATTCCCTCGGGGCCTGCTTCGTGCAGTCGGTCGTACAGCTGCCGCCAGCGTGGGGCCGGATCCGGCAGGTGGCCGCGCAGCACCGGGGTGCACTCCTCGGTGACGATCGCTCGCATCGCCCCGGCTCCGATGCGCGGGGTCCATCCGAGGCCGATCCCGGTGGGGCCGGTGTCGGTGCGCACCCGGGTGATCAGGACGTCGTGGTGGTCCAGCCCACCGTCCCAGGTCTCGTGCAGGGGTAACCGTCGCGTGGTGCAGTCGACGTCGGTGATTCGCATGCCGCTCGTCCGCTTCGCTCGGGCCCGCTCCGCCGAACGGGCCGGGTGTGCTGGTGGCCGGGGCCCGCGGTGGGGTGGCCGCACCGCGGGCGCGGGTGGTCAGGACAGCTCGGTGTGCCAGCTGCGCCGGGGGTGCCACCCCAGCAGCCGCTGGGCCTTGCCGTAGTCGAACGCCGGTTTCGTGCCGGTCAGCCCGCTTGCCGTCGCGGCGGGGACGGGGGTGTGGCGGGGCAGCAGTTCGCTCAGTGGTTCCCGGGCCAGCGCGTCGGGCCCGGTGACGAAGAACGTCTGCCCGTTGGGGATGTTTCCGCCCTGCTCCAGCAGCATCCGGACGAATTCGGCCGCGTCCCTGGCGTCGACGTAGTTGAACAGGGAGGCCGCGGCCAGCTCCGGCTTGTTCAGTCTGTTGTGGATGGTGCTTCCGTCCTGGATGGGGGCTCCCCGCCAGTCCTCGGGGGCCACGACGAAGCAGGGGCGGAAGGAGTGGAACACCCCGCTGCCCCGGGAGGCGAAGCCGCGGACGATCTGTTCGGCGGAGGTCTTGGACAGGGTGTAGGAGTTCCACGGAGCGACCGGGTGCTCCTCGTCGAACGGCAGGTACTCGGGGCGCCAGCCCCCGGGGTTGCCGTAGCCCATCACGGTGGGGCTGCTGGCCACCAGCACGGTGCCGACGCCCAGGTCGTGCGCGGCCTGGCACACGTTGAAGGCGAGTGCGCTGTTCGTGCGGAAGGTTTCGATCTCGCTGCGCAGGAACGGTGCGGGGATCGCGGCGAGGTGCACGACGGCGTCCGGGCGGAAGTGGGCGATCGTGGAGTAGCAGTCGCCGGGGTCGGTGAGATCGGCGGGGAAGACGCCGTGCCCGGAGCGACCGCCGGACTGCTGGGTGTCGACGCAGACCGTTTCGTTGCCCGCGTCGGCGAGTTCGTCGAGCACGCTGCCGCCGAGCCTGCCCGATCCTCCGGTTACCAGCACGCGCATGGGTTCTCTCCTCGGGAAGTAGCTGTTCGTTGCGGACCTGTGCGTTCGGCGGGGTTGACCGGTCCTGGCCGGTGTGCGGGACGTGTTCCCGCCGGGTCCTGTCGCGTGGTCCCCGCGGCACGGGCGGGGAGATCTCGATCAGTCGGTGTTCCGCGCCTCGTCCACGGCCGAGGTGAAGTCACCGAACCGCCCCTCGTACTTGTCGATCATTCCGCTCACCGCCGCGCGGAACTTCGCCGTGTCCACGTCGTGGATGTCGACGCCTTCCTGCTCGAGGGTCTGGCGGGCTTTTTCGACCTCCTTCTTCCAGAGGTCGCGTTGGACCTCGGTGGATTCCTCGGCCACCTCGCGGACGAGCTCCTTGTCCTGCTGCCCGAGCTGGTTCCAGACCTGCTGGCCCACCATCAGCACTTCGGGAACCCGCTGGTGCTTGTCCATGGTGATGTCGTCGGCGACCTCGTAGTGCCCGGTGGAGACGTAGCTGGGCAGGTTGTTCTCGGCCCCGTCGATGACTCCGGTCTCGAGTCCGCTGTAGACCTCGCTGAAGTTCATGGTGGTGGCCGATCCGCCCATGGCCTCGACCATCTCGGAGGTCAGCGAACCCGGTTGCACGCGGATGTTCTGCCCGTGCAGGTCGGAGGGTTCTTCGACGGGGCCGCTGCCGGTGTAGAAGTTGCGTGCTCCGGAGTCGTAGTAGGTCAGTCCCACGTAGCCGGCCTGGTTCAGCTCCTCGAGCTTGCGCTTCCCACCGGGGCCGTTGAGGAAGTTCCAGAAGTGCTGTTCGTCGTCGAACACGTACGGGATGCCGAAGGCCTCCCAGGAGGAGACGAATTCGGTGACGAGGTTGGCGTTGGTTCTGGTCATCTCGACCGAGCCGAGCTTGACCTGCTCCATCACGTCGCGTTCCTCCCCGAGCTGGGCGTCCGGGAACACCTCGATGTCGATGCGTCCGTTGGTGCGTTCGCGCAGCTGGTCGGCGAACCAGATGTCGGCCTGGGTGGTGGGGTAGTCGCGCGGGTGGGTCTCGGCGAGGCGCCAGCTGACGCTGCCGCCGGCGGCGGAGCCGCCGCACCCGGCCAGGGTCAGCGTCAGCACCGCTGCCGCCGCGAGCAGCGCGGCCAACCGTGATCCGCGTTTGTCGGGGGAGCCGTTTCCTCGGAACACGGGTACTCCTTTCGAGGGGGACCGGAATGCTCGCGGGTCAGAAACCGAGCATTCGTGGGACGAACAGCGAGATCTGCGGGACGAAGGTGATCAGCAGCAGCGCGATCAGCAGCGGGACGTAGAACGGGAGCACGCCTTTCACGGCGCGTTCCACGCGGATGCCGCCCAGGGCCGAGCCGACGAACAGCACGCTGCCCACCGGCGGGGTGATCAGTCCGATCGCGAGGTTGAGGATCAGCATGACGCCGAACTGCATCGGGTCCATGCCCACCGAGGTGACCACCGGGAGCAGGATCGGTGTGGTGATCAGGATGAGCGGGGCCATGTCCATCACCGCCCCGAGCGCCAGCAGCAGCACGTTGCACAGCAGCAGCACGACCGCGGTGTTGTCCGAAACGGACAGGATCGCCCGGGTGAGTGCTTCGGGGACGCCCATCACGGTGAGCAGGTAGCCGTAGGCGCCCGCTGCGGCAATCAGGAACAGCACCGTGGACAGCGTGCTCATCGAGCGGCGCAGCATCCCGGGCAACGCGCGCAGCGGGACCTCGCGGTACACCCCGAAAGTGATCACGATCGCCCACACGCAGGCGACGGCCGCCGACTCGGTGGCGGTGAACACGCCGCTGAGGATGCCGCCGATCACGATGATCGGGGTGAGCAGGCCGAGTGACCCCTGCCAGATCACGCGCGGGACCTCCGCCGCGGAGATGCGCTCACCCTTCGGGTGGCCGTGGCGCTGGGCCAGCAGGGCGCAGATGATCAGCAGCAGCACGCCGACGGCGATGCCGGGGAGCAGACCGGCCATGAACACGCCACCGATCGAGACACCGCCGCCTGCGGCGAGCGCGAAGATGATCATGTTGTGGCTCGGCGGTATGAGCACGCCCTGCGCCGCGCTGGAAACGGTCACGCCCACGGAGTAGTGGGTGGGGTAGCCCTGCTTGCGCATCATGGGCAGCATCACCGAGCCCACCGAGGAGGTGTCGGCCACGGCCGAGCCGGAGATCCCGCCGAAGAAGGTGCTGGCCACCACGTTGAGCATCGCGAGCCCGCCGCGGAAGTGCCCCACGATGACGTTGGCCAGGTCGATGAGCCTGCGGGCGACGCCCCCGCTGGACATCACCTCGCCGGCGAGGATGAAGAACGGGATCGCCAGCAGGGGGAAGGAGTTCAGCGCCTGGATCAGCTTCTGCCCGATCACCGGCAGTGGCAGTCCCAGCCACAGCGCCGCGCTCACCGAGGAGGCGGCCAGTGCCAGTGCTATCGGTACGCGCAGCAGCAACAGTACGACGAACCCGCCGAAGAGGATGCTGACCGCTACGGGGTCGATGCTCATGTGTGTTCCTCGTCGTCACGGTCGCCGCCGGGGTCGTTCGCCGTCGCCGCGTCCGGTCGCGTCGGCTGCCTCTCCGGAAGCAGCCCGAACAAGTGCAGGCCGCTGTAGCAGGTGATCAGCACTCCCGCCACGGGCATGGCCGCGTAGCGCACCGAGGTGGGCAGCCCGGTGGCGGGCAGGGTGGAGCTCGCCATGAGCCGGGTGAACTCGCTGCCCTGCTGCACCAGGTAGATCCCGAACAGCACCATCAGCGCCGGTGCCAGTCGGCCGATCACCGCCCGTGCGGGGCGGGGCAGGCGGTCGACGAGCACCCCGAGCGCGATGTGTCCGTGGTCGCGGATGCCCGTGGCGATCCCGAGCAGAGCCAGCCAGGCCAGCAACAGCAGGGCCGTTTCGGAGGACCAGCCCGGGGTGAACTGCAGCACGAAGCGGCAGAACACCTGCCACGAGATGACCACGACCATCGCGGCCAGCGCGGTCGTGGTCAGCACGTCGGTGATCCCGTCCAGGGTGCGCAGCGTCATCCGGTGCATCCGAGCGGCCACGGGGTGGGGCGGGGCCGGCTGCGACATCGTTGTCTCCGATCAGTGCTTCGCTTCGCGTGACTGCCCGATGTGGTGGGCAACACAACTCAGAAACCGGTTTCTAGGCTAGCCGGGGCGGGCCGAGTGTCAACCCCTGAATGTGTTCGCCGGAGCGTGAGCGAGCTGTTCGGTACCCCTGAACGAGTGGAATTGCAGTCGTGCGAACACGATGCGTGCTTACGTGGGGTGATGAGGAAGGGGAGACGTGCCGGTTTCCGGGGGGCCGCGGAGCCCGGGAGCGTCAGCGTGCCACCGGGCCGGTGCTGCCGCGCACCTCCAGCCGGGGGGTGAAGCACACGTCGGCGGGCAGCGCGTGGTCGTGCAGCAGCGCGGAGAGCCGGTTCCAGGCCTGCAGCCCCAGCTCCTCCTGCGGAACGGAGACGGTGGTCAGCCTGGGGGCGCAGTAGCGGGCGAAGGGGATGTCGTCGAAGCCGACCACGCTGATGTCGTTCGGCACCGCGACCCCGATCTCGTGGAGCTTGCCGAGCGCGCCCAGCGCGACCACGTCGTTGTAGCCGATCACCGCCGTGGCCCCGGTGGCCAGTGCCCGGTCGGCCGCCTCGTAGCCGTCCTCGTGCATCGAGCCGCACTCGATCACGTCCAGGGTCATGCGCTCGTGCGTCGCTTCGTGGAGGGACTCCAGGCGCTCCTGATTGGACGTGCTGGCCACGGGGCCGGACAGGTAGGCCGCCCTGGTGTGGCCCAACCAGGCCAGGTGCGCGACGACGGCGCGGACCCCGGAGGCGTA
The sequence above is a segment of the Actinopolyspora saharensis genome. Coding sequences within it:
- a CDS encoding TRAP transporter large permease, coding for MSIDPVAVSILFGGFVVLLLLRVPIALALAASSVSAALWLGLPLPVIGQKLIQALNSFPLLAIPFFILAGEVMSSGGVARRLIDLANVIVGHFRGGLAMLNVVASTFFGGISGSAVADTSSVGSVMLPMMRKQGYPTHYSVGVTVSSAAQGVLIPPSHNMIIFALAAGGGVSIGGVFMAGLLPGIAVGVLLLIICALLAQRHGHPKGERISAAEVPRVIWQGSLGLLTPIIVIGGILSGVFTATESAAVACVWAIVITFGVYREVPLRALPGMLRRSMSTLSTVLFLIAAAGAYGYLLTVMGVPEALTRAILSVSDNTAVVLLLCNVLLLALGAVMDMAPLILITTPILLPVVTSVGMDPMQFGVMLILNLAIGLITPPVGSVLFVGSALGGIRVERAVKGVLPFYVPLLIALLLITFVPQISLFVPRMLGF
- a CDS encoding LacI family DNA-binding transcriptional regulator — its product is MGSGDRPDTVTIHQVAKAARVSPATVSRVMNRRQSVDPELARRVQQVAASLGYQPNAVARGLARGRTGVIAVIVPDLGNPMFQSVLRGVSRAAGNEDYRVLVTDSHEFPLEETLLSWETRLRADGLVLCAPRTHDQELLGIAGKLEPFVLVNRHVDGMNVPTVSVDYASGVRAVVAHLAWLGHTRAAYLSGPVASTSNQERLESLHEATHERMTLDVIECGSMHEDGYEAADRALATGATAVIGYNDVVALGALGKLHEIGVAVPNDISVVGFDDIPFARYCAPRLTTVSVPQEELGLQAWNRLSALLHDHALPADVCFTPRLEVRGSTGPVAR
- a CDS encoding mandelate racemase/muconate lactonizing enzyme family protein, whose protein sequence is MRITDVDCTTRRLPLHETWDGGLDHHDVLITRVRTDTGPTGIGLGWTPRIGAGAMRAIVTEECTPVLRGHLPDPAPRWRQLYDRLHEAGPEGITAMALASIDIALWDLRAKSLELSLVDLLGRHRDSVPAYASGVNLDKPLDELLAQVRGMLDAGHTALKLKVGSTDPERDVERVGRVRELLGPSGRLMLDANQRWDLPTAQRAIDALSRFDPHWIEEPLPADDFPAHARLRARTSVPFAIGENLRSVRRFRDALTSGICDVAQPNVVRVGGITPFLRIAELAATFDVPVAPHLLPELSGQLALCVPLAGMVEDIDRASLHELGALARPSGVRVDAEGARADTAPGNGLAFDFSD
- a CDS encoding NAD-dependent epimerase/dehydratase family protein, which encodes MRVLVTGGSGRLGGSVLDELADAGNETVCVDTQQSGGRSGHGVFPADLTDPGDCYSTIAHFRPDAVVHLAAIPAPFLRSEIETFRTNSALAFNVCQAAHDLGVGTVLVASSPTVMGYGNPGGWRPEYLPFDEEHPVAPWNSYTLSKTSAEQIVRGFASRGSGVFHSFRPCFVVAPEDWRGAPIQDGSTIHNRLNKPELAAASLFNYVDARDAAEFVRMLLEQGGNIPNGQTFFVTGPDALAREPLSELLPRHTPVPAATASGLTGTKPAFDYGKAQRLLGWHPRRSWHTELS
- a CDS encoding TRAP transporter small permease; the encoded protein is MSQPAPPHPVAARMHRMTLRTLDGITDVLTTTALAAMVVVISWQVFCRFVLQFTPGWSSETALLLLAWLALLGIATGIRDHGHIALGVLVDRLPRPARAVIGRLAPALMVLFGIYLVQQGSEFTRLMASSTLPATGLPTSVRYAAMPVAGVLITCYSGLHLFGLLPERQPTRPDAATANDPGGDRDDEEHT
- a CDS encoding TRAP transporter substrate-binding protein — its product is MFRGNGSPDKRGSRLAALLAAAAVLTLTLAGCGGSAAGGSVSWRLAETHPRDYPTTQADIWFADQLRERTNGRIDIEVFPDAQLGEERDVMEQVKLGSVEMTRTNANLVTEFVSSWEAFGIPYVFDDEQHFWNFLNGPGGKRKLEELNQAGYVGLTYYDSGARNFYTGSGPVEEPSDLHGQNIRVQPGSLTSEMVEAMGGSATTMNFSEVYSGLETGVIDGAENNLPSYVSTGHYEVADDITMDKHQRVPEVLMVGQQVWNQLGQQDKELVREVAEESTEVQRDLWKKEVEKARQTLEQEGVDIHDVDTAKFRAAVSGMIDKYEGRFGDFTSAVDEARNTD